In Aspergillus nidulans FGSC A4 chromosome II, a single window of DNA contains:
- a CDS encoding uncharacterized protein (transcript_id=CADANIAT00004724), producing the protein MSDYPANTAYAQRHIYTNPWLRKKTSLSQSQTLTVDADLDADADADADADAESESEEQSVSGTSASKGDKVGEDLDFDDVNTGEADDDFGSSVILQYSLYHQSHSMDQDELDLSDHTARSNRFEKYHFKPPASLNPGHGQVSNIQNSSSDGLQESYYSGNIQGSDPRASNMQGHRQPQTTAQGRYFSASPAEEIDDFDDEYDPESLDIGAGGNGSGMREWSERD; encoded by the exons ATGTCCGACTACCCGGCGAATACGGCATATGCGCAGCGACATATCTACACCAATCCGTGGTTGCGTAAAAAGACATCTctgagccagagccagacacTTACTGTTGATGCCGATCTTGATGCCGACGCCGATGCCGACGCCGATGCAGACGCAGAATCTGAATCTGAAGAGCAGTCTGTCTCTGGGACATCTGCATCCAAGGGAGACAAGGTGGGGGAGGACCTCGACTTCGATGATGTGAACACAGGCGAGGCTGATGATGACTTTGGGTCAAG TGTTATTCTCCAGTATTCACTCTATCACCAGAGTCACTCAATGGATCAGGACGAGCTAGACCTTTCCGACCACACTGCAAGGTCCAACAGATTCGAGAAATACCATTTTAAACCACCCGCATCGCTAAATCCAGGACACGGCCAAGTCAGCAACATTCAAAATAGCAGCAGTGACGGCCTCCAAGAATCCTATTACTCTGGAAACATTCAGGGCAGCGATCCACGAGCGAGCAACATGCAAGGCCACCGCCAACCTCAGACTACGGCCCAGGGACGGTATTtctcagcatctccagctgaggagattgatgacTTTGATGATGAATACGACCCAGAGAGTCTAGATATCGGAGCTGGCGGAAATGGAAGTGGTATGAGGGAGTGGAGTGAGAGGGATTAA
- a CDS encoding uncharacterized protein (transcript_id=CADANIAT00004725), translating to MPGEGMLVTNPMLKGVNLNTEGDMAREEGKDADMGDARRELIYNWESLHISNKGTHGDLTDS from the exons ATGCCTG GAGAGGGAATGCTGGTTACGAACCCGATGTTGAAGGGTGTCAATCTGAACACCGAGGGCGACATGGCGAGGGAGGAGGGCAAAGATGCGGATATGGGGGATGCGAGGCGAGAACTGATTTACAACTGGGAAAGCCTACATATAAGTAACAAAGGGACACATGGAGACTTGACAGATTCGTAG
- a CDS encoding uncharacterized protein (transcript_id=CADANIAT00004726) has product MGCHAGLREYRAGNGLHRIRSAGIERELQHLGVAVNLLLEQVEDYEGDTGSSFEVMRRISRAVSDAIASKSFPLVLSGNCIASAAVACGLQIQNLALIYFDAHDYLDSPDVKWTRLDERSYSPALVQLSLDVLDISYGKVSDYPPPGGLFESNLISCMEIVPQMVTPGSLAVCSFDPDAGDGDRMAQIGTRAILTCVKALLSEGELSKNLKYFTALHYVFHRERVLLDVSLYSTLALFYVRLFLCNLI; this is encoded by the exons ATGGGCTGC CACGCCGGCCTACGGGAATATCGTGCCGGCAATGGTCTGCATCGCATTAGGTCCGCCGGAATCGAGCGAGAGCTCCAGCACTTGGGTGTTGCAGTCAATTTGTTGTTAGAGCAGGTGGAAGACTACGAGGGCGATACCGGAAGCAGCTTTGAGGTGATGAGGCGGATCTCTAGGGCCGTTAGCGATGCTATAGCAAGCAAGAGCTTCCCACTGGTACTGTCGGGGAACTGCATAGCCAGCGCAGCGGTGGCCTGCGGGCTGCAGATACAAAATCTGGCGCTCATTTACTTTGACGCGCATGATTATCTCGATTCACCAGACGTCAAATGG ACACGTCTGGACGAAAGGTCTTACAGTCCGGCCCTGGTTCAATTGAGCCTTGACGTCCTGGACATTTCGTACGGGAAAGTCAGTGACTACCCGCCTCCCGGTGGCCTATTCGAGTCCAACTTGATTTCCTGCATGGAAATTGTTCCTCAAATGGTCACACCAGGGTCGCTAGCCGTGTGTTCTTTCGATCCGGATGCAGGTGATGGTGATAGAATGGCTCAGATCGGTACTCGCGCTATCTTAACTTGCGTCAAAGCTCTTTTAAGCGAAGGAGAGTTGTCCAAGAATCTGAAG TATTTTACGGCCTTGCATTATGTGTTTCATCGTGAGCGGGTCCTATTGGATGTCAGTTTGTACAGTACGCTAGCTCTATTTTATGTACGTCTCTTTCTTTGTAACCTTATATAG